A single region of the Oscillospiraceae bacterium genome encodes:
- a CDS encoding MBOAT family protein, which produces MVFSSLIFLYIFFPLCALIYFTVPKQRGRNIALCLSSMIFYAWGEPLWVVLLVFSALVDYVNSKIIDAHRGAWQAKAALVASIVINLGLLFTFKYLDFFLSVFGWVARIEAPVVGLTLPIGISFYTFQTMSYTIDVYRNNVKVQHSFMNFLLFVSLFPQLIAGPIVRYSEIAEQIDERTTTLPDMAAGLTRFMTGLGKKVLIANFAGATAESILTADLAGLSCVEAWIGILCFTFQIYFDFSGYSDMAIGLGRFFGFRYGENFRHPYIARSITEFWRRWHISLGTFFRDYLYIPLGGNRRRQMRNILIVWFLTGLWHGASWNFVLWGLYFGALLLLEKYCLQGVLRKLKWGAAAYTFLLVVLGWVLFYFTDLSRAFAFVKVLFGGGVPFDARARILLLNNLPLLVLCAVASTPLGVWAVGKVRVYAQTALPRAACTAVFLAGHAGMLFLCTASLVGASYNPFLYFRF; this is translated from the coding sequence ATGGTCTTTTCGAGTCTCATTTTTTTATATATCTTTTTTCCGCTCTGTGCCCTCATCTATTTCACCGTGCCGAAGCAGCGGGGGAGGAACATCGCTCTGTGCCTCAGTTCGATGATATTTTATGCCTGGGGCGAACCGCTTTGGGTCGTCTTGCTTGTGTTCTCGGCGCTGGTGGATTACGTAAACAGCAAGATCATCGACGCCCACCGCGGTGCATGGCAGGCCAAGGCCGCCCTGGTGGCTTCGATAGTCATCAATCTTGGGCTGTTGTTTACCTTTAAATATCTCGATTTCTTCCTCAGCGTGTTCGGTTGGGTCGCCCGCATCGAGGCGCCGGTGGTCGGGCTGACGTTGCCGATTGGCATCTCGTTTTACACCTTCCAGACGATGTCTTACACGATCGACGTATACCGGAACAACGTCAAGGTGCAGCACAGTTTCATGAATTTTTTGCTGTTTGTGTCGCTGTTTCCGCAGCTCATCGCCGGCCCTATCGTGCGGTACAGCGAGATTGCGGAACAGATCGACGAGCGGACCACCACATTGCCGGACATGGCGGCCGGCCTTACACGGTTCATGACGGGCCTCGGCAAAAAGGTCCTGATTGCAAATTTTGCGGGCGCCACGGCGGAGAGCATCCTCACCGCCGATCTGGCGGGTCTCTCGTGCGTCGAGGCGTGGATCGGCATCTTATGCTTTACTTTTCAGATCTATTTCGATTTTTCCGGGTATTCCGACATGGCGATCGGCCTCGGCCGGTTCTTCGGTTTTCGCTATGGGGAGAATTTTCGCCATCCGTACATCGCCCGGTCCATCACGGAGTTCTGGCGGCGGTGGCATATCTCGCTTGGCACCTTCTTTCGCGATTATCTCTACATCCCGTTGGGCGGCAACCGGCGGCGGCAGATGCGCAACATCTTGATTGTCTGGTTTCTGACCGGCCTGTGGCACGGCGCGAGTTGGAATTTTGTGCTGTGGGGTCTCTATTTCGGAGCGTTGCTGCTGCTCGAAAAGTATTGCCTGCAGGGTGTCTTGCGGAAGCTGAAGTGGGGCGCCGCGGCGTATACCTTCCTGTTGGTGGTGCTCGGGTGGGTGCTGTTTTATTTCACCGACTTGTCGCGGGCCTTCGCCTTTGTGAAGGTGCTCTTTGGGGGCGGCGTCCCGTTTGACGCGCGCGCGCGCATCCTCCTGCTCAACAACCTGCCGCTGCTTGTGCTGTGCGCCGTCGCCTCGACGCCGCTCGGCGTGTGGGCCGTCGGCAAGGTACGTGTGTACGCACAGACTGCCCTGCCCCGTGCGGCCTGTACGGCCGTGTTCCTCGCCGGTCACGCGGGCATGCTCTTCCTGTGTACGGCCTCTCTGGTGGGCGCCAGCTACAACCCATTTTTGTATTTCCGCTTTTGA
- the abc-f gene encoding ABC-F type ribosomal protection protein, protein MSIIQVSGLTFSYDGSAQTVFEDVSFRFDTTWRLGLIGRNGRGKTTFLRLLMGQYAYRGQILAPVRFDYFPPDTDDRRRPARDIAARLIPSNEAWRLSRELSLLALDEAVLDRPFDTLSPGEQVKLLLAALFLREGHFPLIDEPTNHLDLHARALVGRYLRQKEGFVLVSHDRAFLDTCVDHILAFNRADIEVQQGNFSTWQQNRARRDAFERAENDRLKKEMKHLTEASRRTAGWADRVEASKIGDHAADRGYIGHQSAKMMKRAKATQHRRETAAAEKAKLLRNLESSAPLALHPLTHHAPRLLDADALRICYGDNVICEDIRFTLRPGQRLAVIGGNGSGKSSLLRLVMGEEIPHTGQFTRASGLRLSYVPQDTSSLRGSLRTWARDNGLDGTLFLTLLRKLDFARAQFDEEMQHYSEGQKKKVLLARSLCEQAHLYVWDEPLNYVDVISRIQLETLILAHTPTMLFVEHDRRFIDAVATDVLPL, encoded by the coding sequence ATGTCGATCATCCAAGTCTCAGGTTTGACCTTTTCTTACGACGGCAGCGCGCAGACAGTCTTTGAAGACGTCAGTTTCCGCTTTGACACGACCTGGCGTCTGGGCCTGATCGGGCGCAACGGACGCGGGAAGACGACCTTCCTGCGCCTGCTCATGGGGCAGTACGCATACCGCGGACAGATCCTGGCGCCCGTGCGCTTCGACTACTTCCCGCCCGATACGGACGACCGACGCCGGCCGGCGCGCGACATCGCGGCGCGCCTCATCCCCTCGAACGAGGCCTGGAGGCTGTCTCGCGAGCTCTCTCTGCTCGCACTGGATGAGGCGGTGCTCGACCGGCCGTTTGATACTCTCTCCCCGGGCGAACAGGTCAAGCTTCTGCTGGCCGCGCTGTTCCTGCGCGAGGGACACTTCCCGCTGATCGACGAACCCACCAACCATCTGGACCTGCACGCGCGCGCCCTGGTCGGCCGCTATCTGCGGCAAAAGGAGGGATTTGTCCTCGTTTCACACGACCGCGCGTTTCTGGATACCTGCGTCGACCACATCCTCGCCTTCAACCGGGCCGATATTGAGGTGCAGCAGGGCAATTTCTCCACCTGGCAGCAAAACCGAGCGCGGCGTGACGCCTTTGAACGCGCCGAAAACGACCGCCTGAAAAAAGAGATGAAGCACCTCACCGAGGCGTCTCGCCGGACGGCCGGGTGGGCCGACCGGGTGGAGGCAAGCAAAATCGGCGACCACGCGGCGGACCGCGGATACATCGGACACCAGTCCGCCAAGATGATGAAGCGCGCCAAGGCCACGCAGCACCGCCGAGAGACCGCGGCTGCAGAGAAGGCCAAACTGCTGCGCAACCTGGAATCGTCGGCGCCGCTGGCCCTGCACCCTCTCACCCACCACGCGCCGCGCCTCCTGGACGCCGACGCGCTCCGCATCTGTTACGGGGACAACGTCATCTGCGAAGACATCCGCTTCACACTGCGGCCGGGCCAGCGTCTGGCGGTCATTGGGGGCAATGGCAGCGGAAAATCCAGTCTCCTGAGGCTGGTCATGGGCGAAGAAATCCCCCACACGGGGCAGTTCACACGGGCAAGCGGGCTGCGGCTCTCCTACGTACCGCAGGACACCTCGTCTCTCCGGGGCAGCCTTCGGACCTGGGCGCGGGACAACGGCCTCGACGGAACACTGTTTTTGACGCTGCTGCGCAAGCTGGATTTCGCCCGCGCGCAGTTTGACGAGGAGATGCAACACTACAGCGAGGGGCAAAAGAAGAAGGTTCTCCTCGCCCGCAGTCTGTGCGAACAGGCACACCTCTATGTCTGGGACGAGCCGCTGAACTATGTGGACGTGATCTCTCGCATCCAACTGGAGACGCTGATCCTGGCGCACACGCCGACGATGCTTTTCGTCGAGCACGACCGCCGCTTCATCGACGCCGTCGCCACCGACGTATTACCATTGTGA
- a CDS encoding phosphatidylglycerol lysyltransferase domain-containing protein, whose protein sequence is MLDFAPIALEHKPEFDAFSSRAEGRITEHSFASLYAWAPRFKTELCRKGAFLYLRTQAPQPVFLMPMGEGDLSEALYEMETDAKRMSIPFQMRGLTRETVRRVEAARPDRYVFAERRDQADYLYAVNDLRDLPGRGYHAKRNFITRFENQYAGRWQYEDITKDNLNDVWAFQDKWCRKNDCASSITLQEESTAIAMLLYNLDALGAFGGLLRVDGAVTAFTVGSLIGRDTLDVNVEKADYDVVGSYPMINRAFVRRRCEELSYINREEDIGIEGLRRAKLSYRPVELILKYDAALREA, encoded by the coding sequence ATGTTAGATTTCGCACCGATCGCGCTGGAACACAAACCGGAATTTGACGCCTTCAGCAGCCGTGCCGAGGGCCGTATCACCGAGCATTCCTTTGCGTCACTCTATGCCTGGGCTCCGCGTTTCAAGACGGAACTGTGCAGGAAGGGAGCGTTTCTCTATCTGCGGACCCAGGCGCCCCAACCGGTATTCCTGATGCCGATGGGAGAGGGGGACCTGTCCGAGGCATTGTATGAGATGGAGACGGACGCGAAGCGGATGTCGATCCCGTTTCAGATGCGGGGTCTGACACGAGAGACAGTACGCCGCGTGGAGGCGGCCCGGCCGGACCGCTATGTCTTTGCGGAGCGGCGGGACCAGGCGGACTACCTGTACGCGGTGAACGATCTGCGCGACCTGCCGGGGCGGGGGTACCACGCCAAGCGAAACTTTATCACCCGGTTTGAGAACCAATACGCCGGGCGTTGGCAGTATGAGGACATCACGAAGGACAATTTAAATGACGTCTGGGCGTTTCAGGATAAATGGTGCCGCAAAAACGACTGTGCCTCCAGCATCACGCTTCAGGAGGAATCCACCGCCATCGCCATGCTGCTCTACAACCTGGACGCGCTGGGCGCGTTCGGCGGACTGCTGCGGGTGGACGGCGCCGTGACCGCCTTCACCGTCGGCTCTCTGATCGGGCGGGATACACTGGACGTCAATGTGGAAAAGGCCGATTACGATGTGGTGGGGTCCTATCCGATGATCAACCGGGCCTTCGTCCGCCGCCGCTGCGAGGAGCTCTCCTACATCAACCGGGAGGAAGACATCGGGATCGAGGGACTCCGGCGCGCCAAACTCTCCTACCGTCCGGTGGAGCTCATCCTCAAGTACGACGCGGCGTTGCGGGAGGCGTGA
- a CDS encoding Pr6Pr family membrane protein: MYIKSRVVSLAYKITAMAVCLAGVLLIFGFPNALNLSTIKYYTVQSNLLCLVFLTVSVIQAIVQMKRGGLYGAVTYMPRCKGAVVIAITLTLLVYQFMLTDTPFSMTEGGAGNFFVHFLTPVLMILDWLLFDEKGHYRVSDPLWWTVIPLCYLAYALVAAPIGVTYIGGSRYPYFFLDIDVIGVTGVVRYVLMITVVFLVLGYLIFGLDKWMGRQAKTADEQKTTQEIQRMERTL; encoded by the coding sequence ATGTACATAAAGAGCCGGGTGGTTTCTTTGGCCTACAAAATAACAGCCATGGCGGTCTGTTTGGCAGGTGTGCTGCTGATATTTGGCTTTCCAAATGCATTGAATCTGAGTACGATAAAATATTACACGGTACAGAGCAATCTCCTGTGTCTTGTATTCTTAACTGTATCCGTAATCCAAGCAATCGTTCAGATGAAAAGAGGCGGCTTGTACGGGGCTGTTACGTATATGCCGCGTTGCAAAGGAGCGGTGGTCATTGCCATTACTCTGACATTGCTTGTATACCAATTCATGCTTACGGACACGCCATTTTCCATGACGGAGGGCGGCGCCGGTAATTTTTTTGTCCACTTTCTTACGCCCGTCCTTATGATTTTAGATTGGCTGCTTTTTGATGAGAAAGGACATTACCGTGTTTCAGATCCGCTTTGGTGGACTGTCATTCCGCTGTGCTATTTGGCCTATGCCTTGGTTGCGGCTCCGATCGGAGTGACTTACATAGGAGGCAGCCGTTACCCATATTTCTTTCTGGATATTGACGTAATCGGTGTAACCGGTGTGGTGCGCTATGTTCTCATGATAACGGTTGTTTTTCTGGTATTGGGTTACCTGATATTTGGCCTCGATAAATGGATGGGTCGCCAGGCCAAAACAGCAGATGAACAAAAAACTACGCAGGAGATTCAGAGAATGGAGAGAACATTATGA
- a CDS encoding GNAT family N-acetyltransferase, which yields MDGFDIRYARGGDAASVRALWALCFPGEAAFAEYFFARLYRPERALLAVGPDGPAAMLHIMPFEMAWLGQTVPVGYVYGVGTHPAFRRRGLAAGLLDQALFEMHLRGCTFAALIPQEAWLFDFYRPFGFAAVFRRPTVGYAAPGGVHTARAADIEALNRRYEIHLARRPHLLRTQAHWENILEECALAGGRVLMDDADGYAVYADGSDVPVECFGAGAAETGPACPFGCLRVVQAGRALAMAAQAGRRVPDAELRDACAPWNNGRLTAVGGCQMDPSDLAVWLFDGTAPYMQLMHN from the coding sequence GTGGACGGATTTGACATCCGCTATGCGCGGGGCGGAGATGCGGCGTCCGTGCGCGCGCTGTGGGCGCTTTGCTTTCCCGGTGAGGCCGCGTTTGCAGAGTATTTCTTTGCCCGGCTCTACCGGCCGGAGCGGGCGCTGCTGGCTGTAGGGCCGGACGGTCCCGCCGCCATGCTCCACATCATGCCTTTCGAGATGGCGTGGCTGGGGCAGACGGTCCCGGTTGGTTATGTGTACGGCGTGGGTACGCACCCGGCCTTTCGGCGGCGCGGTCTGGCGGCGGGGCTGCTTGACCAGGCGCTGTTTGAGATGCATCTGCGCGGATGCACGTTTGCCGCGCTGATCCCGCAGGAGGCGTGGCTGTTTGATTTCTACCGGCCCTTTGGATTCGCGGCCGTCTTCCGGCGGCCGACAGTCGGCTATGCGGCCCCGGGCGGCGTTCACACGGCCCGGGCGGCGGACATAGAGGCGCTGAACCGGCGGTATGAGATCCATCTGGCGCGCCGGCCGCACCTGCTTCGTACGCAGGCCCACTGGGAGAACATCTTGGAGGAGTGTGCGCTGGCCGGCGGACGGGTGTTGATGGACGATGCGGATGGGTACGCCGTGTATGCGGACGGCTCGGACGTGCCTGTGGAATGCTTTGGGGCCGGCGCCGCCGAAACCGGCCCGGCGTGTCCGTTTGGGTGCCTGCGGGTGGTGCAGGCCGGTCGGGCGCTGGCCATGGCGGCGCAGGCCGGGCGCCGGGTGCCGGACGCGGAGCTGCGGGACGCCTGCGCACCTTGGAACAACGGGCGCCTGACGGCCGTCGGCGGTTGTCAGATGGATCCGTCCGACTTGGCGGTGTGGCTCTTTGACGGCACGGCGCCGTACATGCAGCTCATGCACAACTGA
- the alaS gene encoding alanine--tRNA ligase has protein sequence MQPLGLNEIREKFLSFFEGHGHLRLPSFPLIPQGDASLLLINSGMAPLKPYFSGEAAPPRRRVATCQKCIRTPDIERVGKTSRHGTFFEMLGNFSFGDYFKREAAAWAWAFCTREMDIPAERLHVSVYLDDDEAYDIWTKEIGVDPSHMKRLGKADNFWEIGSGPCGPCSEIYFDRGEKYSCGAPDCAVGCDCDRYVEFWNLVFTQFNNDGQGQYTPLENKNIDTGMGLERLACIMQGVDNLFEVDTIKNICLHVSKIAGVSYGHAEKQDVSLRVITDHIRSTVMMVCDGVLPSNEGRGYVLRRLLRRAARHGKLLGIGRPFLFEVCDTVIRESGGAYPALHEKAGHIRRVIRMEEERFDKTIDAGLGLLREDIGVLRAAGGTVLPGEQAFKLYDTFGFPIDLTEEILQEAGMTFDRAAFDEQMARQRTRARSARASLGDLGWAGLDLGLDRGLQTEFIGYDVLEGEARVLAMAEDRALTDTAGEGARVSVVLDRTPFYAESGGQVADIGLLTSEGAVLRVDDVKKTQDGKYLHVGEVVSGELTKGEVLRAAVDEDRRRAVMRAHSATHLLHRALRDVLGDHVEQAGSLVEADRLRFDFTHYAAVTPEEMERITRRVNEMALAAHEIAIREMPIAEAKALGAMALFGEKYGDVVRVVRMGDVSVELCGGTHLRNTAAVGAFLPRGESSVAAGVRRVEAHVGLQALDDARAMTRLTGEAAGLLKSAPAELPRRIEQTVAELRALHREIERMRAKELREEAGQFLLAAKDVKGLKVVTGARRGASPEAVRAMGDFLRDKDQDIVAVLASVWEEKLTFLAVCGARAVARGVRAGDIIKAVTKVAGGSGGGRPDSAMGGGRDLLKMDDALAVVDDFVFGAARD, from the coding sequence ATGCAGCCGCTTGGACTCAATGAGATCCGTGAAAAGTTTTTGTCCTTTTTTGAGGGGCACGGCCATCTGCGTCTGCCCAGTTTTCCGCTGATCCCGCAGGGGGACGCGTCGCTGTTGCTGATCAATTCCGGCATGGCGCCGCTCAAACCCTATTTTTCCGGGGAGGCCGCGCCGCCGCGCCGGCGGGTGGCCACCTGTCAGAAGTGCATCCGCACGCCGGATATCGAGCGGGTGGGGAAGACGAGCCGCCACGGCACTTTCTTTGAGATGCTGGGCAACTTCTCCTTCGGCGACTATTTCAAGCGGGAGGCGGCGGCCTGGGCCTGGGCGTTCTGCACGCGGGAGATGGATATCCCCGCAGAGCGCCTGCATGTGTCCGTCTACCTGGACGACGACGAGGCGTACGACATCTGGACGAAGGAGATCGGCGTAGATCCCTCCCACATGAAGCGCCTCGGCAAGGCGGACAACTTCTGGGAGATCGGGTCCGGCCCCTGCGGTCCCTGTTCCGAGATCTATTTCGACCGGGGGGAGAAATACAGCTGCGGTGCGCCCGACTGCGCCGTCGGCTGCGATTGCGACCGCTATGTGGAGTTTTGGAACCTTGTCTTCACGCAGTTTAACAACGACGGCCAGGGGCAGTACACGCCGCTGGAGAACAAAAACATCGACACCGGCATGGGGCTGGAACGTCTGGCCTGCATCATGCAGGGCGTCGACAACCTCTTTGAGGTGGACACGATCAAAAACATCTGCCTGCATGTGTCCAAGATCGCCGGCGTGTCTTACGGGCACGCCGAGAAGCAGGATGTGTCCCTGCGCGTCATCACCGACCACATCCGCTCGACCGTGATGATGGTCTGCGACGGTGTGCTGCCGTCCAACGAGGGGCGCGGCTATGTATTGCGGCGCCTGCTGCGCCGCGCCGCGCGGCACGGCAAACTCCTCGGCATCGGCCGTCCGTTCCTCTTCGAGGTGTGCGACACCGTCATCCGGGAGAGCGGCGGCGCCTACCCGGCGCTGCATGAGAAAGCCGGGCACATCCGGCGCGTCATCCGCATGGAGGAGGAGCGCTTCGACAAGACGATAGACGCCGGCCTGGGGCTGCTGCGCGAGGACATCGGGGTGCTGCGCGCCGCCGGCGGCACGGTGCTGCCCGGCGAACAGGCATTTAAGTTGTACGACACCTTCGGGTTCCCGATTGATCTCACGGAGGAGATCTTGCAAGAGGCCGGCATGACATTTGACCGCGCGGCGTTTGATGAGCAGATGGCTCGGCAGCGCACGCGCGCCCGTTCGGCGCGGGCGTCGCTTGGGGACCTGGGGTGGGCCGGACTGGACTTGGGGCTGGACCGCGGTCTGCAGACCGAATTCATCGGCTACGACGTTCTGGAGGGCGAGGCCCGCGTGCTGGCCATGGCGGAGGACCGGGCACTGACGGACACGGCGGGGGAGGGCGCGCGCGTGAGCGTCGTGCTGGACAGGACGCCCTTTTACGCCGAGAGCGGCGGCCAGGTGGCGGACATCGGGCTTCTGACGTCCGAGGGCGCCGTGCTGCGCGTGGATGACGTCAAAAAGACCCAGGACGGGAAATACCTGCATGTGGGTGAAGTGGTTTCCGGGGAACTCACGAAGGGGGAGGTCTTGCGTGCGGCCGTCGACGAGGACCGCCGCCGGGCCGTGATGCGGGCACATTCGGCCACCCATCTGCTGCACCGCGCCCTGCGGGACGTGCTGGGCGACCATGTCGAACAGGCCGGTTCGCTGGTGGAGGCCGACCGCCTGCGGTTTGACTTCACACATTACGCCGCCGTGACGCCGGAGGAGATGGAGCGGATCACGCGGCGTGTCAATGAGATGGCGCTGGCGGCCCATGAGATCGCGATCCGGGAGATGCCGATCGCCGAGGCCAAGGCCCTCGGCGCGATGGCGTTATTTGGGGAGAAATATGGGGACGTCGTCCGCGTGGTGCGTATGGGCGATGTATCCGTCGAGCTGTGCGGTGGCACCCACCTGCGCAACACGGCCGCTGTGGGCGCGTTTTTGCCGCGTGGTGAGTCTTCGGTGGCCGCCGGGGTGCGGCGCGTAGAGGCTCACGTCGGACTGCAAGCCCTGGACGACGCGCGCGCGATGACCCGGCTCACCGGTGAGGCGGCCGGCCTGCTGAAGTCCGCACCGGCCGAGCTGCCCCGCCGCATCGAACAGACGGTAGCGGAGCTGCGCGCGTTGCACCGGGAGATCGAGCGGATGCGCGCAAAGGAACTCCGCGAGGAGGCCGGACAGTTCTTGCTGGCCGCCAAGGATGTGAAAGGGCTGAAAGTCGTCACGGGCGCGCGCCGGGGCGCATCGCCCGAGGCTGTCCGCGCGATGGGCGACTTCTTGCGGGACAAAGACCAGGACATTGTGGCCGTGCTGGCTTCTGTCTGGGAGGAGAAGCTGACCTTTTTGGCTGTCTGCGGCGCCCGCGCCGTGGCGCGCGGGGTGCGCGCCGGCGATATCATCAAGGCGGTCACCAAAGTCGCCGGCGGGTCCGGCGGCGGCCGCCCAGACAGTGCCATGGGCGGCGGGCGCGATCTCTTGAAGATGGACGACGCCCTCGCCGTCGTGGACGACTTCGTCTTCGGCGCGGCGCGGGACTGA
- a CDS encoding DJ-1/PfpI family protein, whose translation MVYVILTDGFEDMEAMAPIDVLRRAGLSVTTVGTPAQTVVSSHGVRLTADRALGGLDASDLEMLVLPGGPGVESLKRTPEVLALLRDAVLRDKPVGAICAAPSILAEQGFLAGRRATCFPGYEDVLIRHGAHVEEGRAVVQDGSFVTARAAGSAIAFALHLTAVLRGWSEAEKVRAAICYETAD comes from the coding sequence GTGGTATATGTGATTTTGACGGACGGATTCGAAGACATGGAAGCGATGGCGCCTATCGATGTGCTGCGCCGCGCCGGTCTTTCGGTGACCACCGTGGGGACGCCGGCGCAGACCGTCGTCTCGTCCCACGGCGTGCGCCTCACGGCGGACAGGGCGCTCGGCGGCCTCGACGCCTCCGACCTTGAGATGCTGGTTCTGCCCGGCGGCCCCGGCGTGGAGTCTCTGAAGCGCACGCCGGAGGTATTGGCCCTGCTGCGGGATGCTGTCCTGCGGGATAAACCCGTCGGCGCCATCTGTGCCGCGCCCAGCATTTTGGCGGAGCAGGGTTTCCTGGCCGGGCGCCGCGCCACCTGCTTCCCCGGCTATGAGGATGTGTTGATCCGCCACGGGGCGCACGTGGAGGAGGGCCGGGCGGTGGTACAGGACGGATCTTTTGTCACAGCCCGGGCGGCCGGCAGCGCCATCGCGTTTGCCCTGCATCTGACGGCCGTGCTGCGGGGTTGGAGCGAGGCTGAAAAAGTGCGCGCGGCCATCTGTTACGAAACGGCCGACTGA
- the mltG gene encoding endolytic transglycosylase MltG: MSKRPRANTGCLSGLLYFLFVVGISALLTGFGWLSANEVLGLSKPEGVVTIEVKAPVTIGEIADDLQEKGVIQYKWLFTLYAGVTDAEADIEPGTYEIRTNFDYMAIVHAMDGRSDDRVVVKVVIPEGYTMQEIFAALEENKVSTVAKLWETARSHAFPFDFLEGLPETDNRLEGYLFPDTYEFYVNENPVDVLSKMLMNFDRKFTDDMREYLNGIDYTMHEVVIIASMIEKEAAGADDAPLVSSVIMNRLRSDRFPCLQIDATILYALPEYKAQLTQEDLRVDSPYNTYLYPGLPPGPIASPGKSSLMAALEPEDTDYYYYAVNKDGVHQFSRTKAEHDQIVEEAKQAERQG, encoded by the coding sequence ATGTCCAAGCGACCGCGGGCCAACACGGGCTGCCTGTCCGGCTTGCTGTATTTTCTGTTTGTCGTGGGGATCTCCGCGCTGCTGACAGGCTTTGGTTGGCTGTCCGCCAACGAGGTGCTCGGCCTCTCCAAGCCGGAGGGGGTGGTGACAATCGAGGTGAAGGCGCCGGTCACAATCGGCGAGATTGCCGACGATCTCCAAGAGAAGGGCGTTATCCAATACAAGTGGCTCTTCACGCTGTACGCCGGCGTCACCGACGCCGAAGCGGACATCGAGCCGGGCACCTACGAGATCCGGACCAATTTTGATTATATGGCCATTGTGCATGCGATGGACGGGCGTTCCGACGACCGCGTCGTCGTCAAGGTGGTCATCCCCGAAGGGTATACGATGCAGGAGATCTTCGCCGCGCTGGAGGAGAACAAAGTGTCTACGGTGGCGAAACTGTGGGAAACGGCCCGCAGCCACGCCTTCCCATTTGACTTCTTAGAGGGGCTGCCCGAGACGGACAACCGCTTGGAGGGTTATCTTTTCCCGGACACCTACGAGTTCTATGTGAATGAAAACCCGGTCGACGTGCTGAGCAAGATGCTGATGAATTTTGACCGGAAGTTCACCGACGACATGCGCGAGTACCTGAACGGGATCGATTATACGATGCACGAGGTCGTGATCATCGCCTCGATGATCGAGAAGGAGGCCGCCGGCGCCGACGACGCGCCGCTCGTTTCCTCCGTCATCATGAACCGCCTGCGCAGCGATCGTTTCCCCTGTCTGCAAATCGACGCGACCATCCTCTATGCGCTGCCGGAGTACAAAGCGCAGCTCACGCAGGAAGATTTGCGCGTCGACAGTCCATACAACACATATCTCTACCCGGGCCTGCCGCCCGGCCCCATCGCATCCCCCGGCAAGTCGTCACTGATGGCGGCGCTTGAGCCGGAGGACACCGACTATTATTACTATGCCGTCAACAAGGACGGCGTGCATCAATTCTCTCGGACCAAGGCCGAACACGACCAGATCGTGGAGGAGGCCAAACAGGCGGAGCGGCAGGGATAG